Part of the Chelmon rostratus isolate fCheRos1 chromosome 13, fCheRos1.pri, whole genome shotgun sequence genome is shown below.
atgcccctttcataccaaGCCTTTCATACttgttaccaatgaacctgtttacctgtggaatgttccaaacagctGGATTTtgatcattccacaactttctcagtcgtttgttgctcctgtcccaacttgtcaAAAAATGCAtcgctggcatcaaattcagagtaaccagatatttacaaaaatcagtgaagttgatcAGCCTCATCAAAATCATGTGTACTTGTCTTGTCTGTATATAACACCTTATGGTGCTTGTTATAGTGGCTATGTTTGTGCACACTAGATTTTTCATATATTTAAGAAAACTATgacaataaaaattaaaaatagtgAGGAGGGAAACTAATAGGTAAATAAACATGTAATTTTCAGATGATCCCACATCATCTGAATTCTGCTATGGTTTCTTGCTGAGTGGCCTCCTaaacagaatgacagaaaagtGCCAGGACTGTCACTCCAGCCCAATAACAAGGCTGCACGCACCAACCCAACCGACTGGATTTTTATACTGTTGGTACTCTTTGCAGGTAGGAATGTGACAGTGCATCAGATTTTTATCTCTAGATTGTATTCACAGTATCTTGAGTCTAAATACATGAACAGGATATGCCTtactttcaaaatgaaatgcaagcAGGTAGAACAACTAGGATCCAGATACAGCAGTTTATACTTTAACTCTAAAGCCCCTGTTCTGGGTCCATAACAAGACTAACGTGGCTGTGCTGTGCTTTGCTGTTCCCCAATACAGAGCAACATGGAAATTGTcattgaaaacatttcatgaaatgtCTGATGAAGATAGATGGAAAAGTGAAGAGAGAGTTACAAAAGAGAAAAGTTCATCTATGgcctctaaaaataaaaatgtcaccagaggaaaagagggaggagggatgtggagaaagaaaagagataaatcaCCTCTGTGCCAGAGAGCTTCAGGCAGAAAGCTGAAAGAGCTCAGCAGCTTCTTGTCTCCTCTTTCTGATGATGAAAACCGTTGAAGAAGCTGAactctgctttccacagctcctCAACTCTTCCTGCAGGAAGACTATGCATCCTCACTCTGTATCCATGCTCACTTACATCATactgtcctccatctctcttctcACTGTGGCTCTCAACCTGCTGgtcatcatctccatctcacACTTCAAGTAGGCAAACATTTCATCAGTGAATGACACTGTTAGCTGTACAGAAAGAAATGGTGGACTCTGAGACTGTGAtaatttttgaaataatgtttttgtatttgagtCATGGCTTTTGTCTGCTGGAATGATAATTGATACTACAAATAACAATAAGTATATTGCCCACTTATCTCTCCAGGCAGCTCCATACCCCCaccaacctcctcctcctctctctggctgtctctgaTTCCTTCGTGGGCTTCCTCATGTTGTTTCAAATTGTCCTCATAGAAGGCTGCTGGTTTTTGGGTGACTTCATGTGTGCTGTGTATTATGTTTTCGACTATATTGTTACCTCCGCCTCAATAGGAACCATGGTGCTCATATCAGCTGACCGCTATGTGGCTATTTGTGACCCTCTACACTACCCCACCAAAGTCACTCAAAAAAGagttcaaatgtgtgtttctctgtgttggatgtgttctattttctgtcacagtttgCTGCTGAAGGATAATCTGGAACAACCAGGCAGGTATAACTCCTGTTTTGGAGAGTGTGTGATTGTTATTGATTATGTTGCAGGACTTGTTgatctgtttttgtcctttattGGTCCTGTCACTGTCATTGTAGTTCTGTATATTAGAGTATTTGTGGTGGCTGTGTCTCAGGCTCGGGCCATGAGGTCCCACATTGCAGCTGTCACTGTCCAGTGTTCAGTGAAAGTAACTGCTAAGAAATCTGAGCTGAAAGCAGCCACTACTCTTggtgttgttgtagttgtgtttCTAGTATGTGTCTGCCCATATTTTTGTGTTGCACTTACAGGCCAGGACACCATGCTCAATGCTTCATCTGCTGCCTTTGTAATAtctctcttttattttaacTCCTGTATAAATCCTGTAATCTACGCCTTTTTTTACCCCTGGTTCAGAAAATCTATCAAACTCATTGTTACACTTAAGATACTGGAGGCTGACTCCTGTGATTTCAGCATGCTGTAGAGAAAGAATGTGATGTGAAGAAATTCTACTGGCATTTTTGAGGCCAACAAGTAACTAACatgacattttcaatgcagagAAAATACCTCTTCATGTTGTTGAATCAGTGATTTACAATATCTAAACTTTTGAGTACTGAAAAAGGGATACCtttcatgttttgtaaaatgaatATGTTGGAAAAGTGATAAATATTTTggtaatttattttaattgatttgattaaaaatgaaatgaaatgaaatagaATATGGTCAATGAAGAGAAGCtaaaatcggtgtaatgtgTACTTTTTTGTCACAAATTATATACACAAGCAagatttctgctctgttttcactgtttactttTGTTGCATTGCCAGTTAAAACCTCGATGCCTAGACATTATTTCACCCACAAATCATCAAACTGGTTTCACTATGTGTATTTAAAATCACATAGCAAAGGCACTGTGTGATCTAAATCATTATATAGGCTTTGATTGGTTTGACTTCCTTTTATTTAATATCACATCCAGGTAGTTGTAGAACTGTGTTCTGCAGCTGTACTTGCTTCTCTTTAGTTTGGTGAGCCCAAACACAAGGTCATTGGGAATAAAACCCATTTTCACACAGCCTCTAGATTTGCTGCAAAAGCAAAGACAACGTACAAAGTCACTCCAGTGCACTTTTGAATCATtatgtataaaatgtaataatttatCTGTAAGCACTGAATCATTTTCTGAACTAGATATTCAGTAAAGTGAGGGTGAAAAAGCTAAATGATAACATTTTTAtggaaacaaataataaaaataacaataataaaacatccACAGAGCATTTAGAAAGGTGTGGAAAAAACTATTgcttttttgtaaaaaatgtattaagGGGCTGAGGAAAAGGGTGGACTCCAAAAGCTGGGCACAGATATTGATGGCTTCAATAATAAaaaggatttattgtcacaaaaagGAATATGATCACTGGGAGGTGTTCCATGTAGATCCATGATGGAGCGGACAGGCGGATGAGATGAGTTTTCTGGAGATGGACTACAGCTGGGCAGACTTGGCAGAttgagagggagaaggaagggCGCTGGTGAGCAACAACTGCAGTCAGACAAACTTATCAGAGCTCCTGCAGAAATGTACTAATTTTATATGTGAACAACACTTCGACTTAAAATCCcagttaaaaagtaaaaatcttATTATCAATAAGccaaagggctatgaaaactCAGAAAAAACGAAGTGAAGGGcatcaaaactttaaaaatacagaTGCACGAACAGACCATCCAGCACAAGGCCCTACACCTCCTTGGTGAATAGTTTAGATAAACCCAACCAAGTTAGGCTTGTGCCGATGGAACAATGAATACCGCAGTTATCAAGGCTGatatcctctcctcctccttctcccctccttatttatttatcatatattttttttaacctcatttatttatttatttgtatttatttattttattttattttttgcttctttGCTCAGATACCATACATTCTTCACATCATACATGTAGCTGCCCTGGTTATGAAAGATTCACGCTCCGTACTGATGTCCAcaatcacattcattttcctctcttcgTGGGGTCACGGAACACCGTGAAAAAAAGTTTcagtaacaacaaaacaatgtcaaaaacatatttctttaacAGAATTAATCAGAATGCTTTTTACCGTGTACGCCTTGTAAACCAGCAGTAGATTAAATTCATGAGCATAAGAGTCTTGTCTTGTGTTGCTATGTATAGCGTCTCTCATTTCCCTCGTCTCTCGCTCTGAACTTCCGGTTCTCGTGTAAACTTAATTACTCAAGACatttcacagaaacattttaacaacCTTTGGCAGCAGCGTTATGAAGTACAGTGCAAAAGTTTCAttataatatatgtatgtatataaaaacacaagaacaacaacataGTAGCTGACTGcattgttgccatggttacgtATACACAGTGTTACTAGCGTCAGCTGCACTCCCACCAATTACCTTTTGATCAGCAAACGGAGATGCTAAATACACTAACACTCTTCATCACAATCAATGGTATACTAAGCAGTGCTTCACTGTTGTTTCCCTTAAACATTCTCTCATTTGAAATGAACCATGTGAATTCcacaacaaataaattcaaCAATAGAAATATTACCAACAGAAtttacatctaaaaaaaaacaaataatgctTAGTTAAGGGCAGTATAATGACCTCTTGCTCAGAAAGAGGATACTTAATCAATAACTGACCTTTTCCCACCCCTCTTAGCTACTCTTCACTAAAACCACTAACTTCTGAATGGGTCTTTGAACAATGGATGGTTGGTTGAAGCGTTCTCCCCCGTTCCCTAACTTCTGTTCTCCAATTTgctctgtcacttttcatacCAGTCCATCATCatcctgatgtgtttcaacaaCTCTAGCAAGTTTCCATTCATTCCTCCTTGCCATTTCACCCTTTTGCTCCAACGAAGTTAGTTCCCTGATCCGATTTAATGTGTCTCACTGATCCACAGATAGCAATAAAGCATCTCAGGGCACTGATAAAGGCATCTGTCGTCAGATCGTCCAACATCTCTATATGCGCTGCTGTGGAGCAAAGACACTTGAAGAGAAGGACATACCGTTTCTGTTCTCTTGGATCCCTGCTTGGTGTGAAAGGGACCAAAGCAGCCCATACCAGCTCCTCTAGCGGTGCACAAGCTCTCCTGCACTGTACACACTGCCTGATAGATTAAGCTATGGCTTTACTTCCACCAACAATCCAgcacttcattttcttttaaagcacTTCATCTCTCTGGCTGGCGTTTtagtgcccctggactggcagaccggggtggtggtccctctatttaagaagggggaccggagggtgtgctccaactacagggcAAAgggcagggctgccctttgtcatcagttctgttcattatttttatcgACAGAATTTCTAGGGGAGtcaacatttaagacatcataacaagactgtaacacctgcacatgtgggtggggtggtcacagcacagtcgcccgggggagggctgcagctcctacagggcGCCGTCCTCAACCCTTGGCCTACTATGCCGcacgggggaaggaggggggtgaggagccaaagaaggcgttgaattgagggtaagggtgaatgtcccagaacGAGGTGGGGGTCggagcatcttgtctgcagaaacatccaggagagtggagagataagcATCCTTGAGAAGGCCGCttatgtctgggagccaatggagataacAATTGTTTTGGGACGGGCCGACctggaatttttctgtctgcccttgagtctctctggtctcacgGTGGCTTGCTCCAAAATGTCCGAATTAGTGACCAGAttcagccgagccgagccgacagcttctccaagttgTTATCCGACCGGTGAAGGAGCTCAGGAATTGCATCCAGTTTGCGATTGAGCTCACAAATCGcttgagtctgagtgctggcagccctgcacattcCCTCGATCAAGGCAAGCAGCTTGCCAATTTCCGCCAGCATCTTCCTTATTATGCAGTAGATCAGGTATCcgccaaagccaaacagcagaaagcctaaGATCATAAATCCAATTGTGTATGCATCTTCAACATCCTCAATGGAAAGAACCGACAGACACACgatcctccacttctcccaGGAGTCCAACGTGTAGCCGGCTGCGAACGTTCCGTCAGGGCAGGCGGGTTCTCCTTTACCCAACttcattgtggagaaaatatggtcaattgcattgagagaccagctgaccagatccatcatttttggatttggaggagaatgcagagagaggctcCGAGATAGttagacagagacagcacaggacaaagagcagTAGCAGGGTAGATAAGGGCAGGGAgggagcaaaagaaaaagcgTCCGCCTTCTTCGAGAGCCAGGAAGAAAAAACCTGGCCAGTTCCTCCATTATTtcggagtgtattttgagttcagtgttttccttaCCTAGTCTCGTTTAGTGTTTTCCGTTTTCATAGCTGTTTGAGTTTTCCTTCTTcgggagtgttttttgtttctagttttctTAGCCATAGAGTTTCTTCGTTATTCCTctgagtgagtgttttctgttctttgttatttttcttattatagatattattaTAGATATAGCTATTTGCCTAGATTAATTTCATAGCCCgtttgtttaacacttcgcAAATTGGTTCTTGAGTGTTACAATAAACTACTGTGTgaactgatctctgcgtctgagtcctcttctgagtcccggcctgacattGAGTCCAAATCACGTATGCCTTGTGTGTGGCATTGCACCATACTGGATGGCAAAACCTGTCCCATCAAGAGAATAACATTACTATGGGCAAGTACCAGAAATTAGGGGTGAAAAGTTTTTGAAATGGGACCAGCATCCAAAAACAAGTGCATGTTCACTTCTTGGGGAAGCGTGACCATAGCCTACAGAACTATAATTATATGATCTACCTGGAGTTCAGACGATAGTGTattacagaaaaactgaaagaatatggcattttgtatttatatacatGATCACAGTGAGGAATGTCGTTAGGATTTTAAAAGTTCTGTAGTGTGCACCAGGCATGTTACTAGCTACTAGGGGTGGGCTGTATGATCTAAAATTTATATCATggtattttcatttgttttttacagtgacattattatattattgtgtcacaaaaataaaggaataCTCTATTCAAAACattattctacattttttcaTTCTATTGACATTGTGAGGGAACACACATTTTGATgagaaaagtatttaaaaatggatgtgtttattggctccaaataataatgaatattaGGCCGATATATTTTTGGAGGAGGAGCCTGCCCGTACAATGTTAATTATTAAACGTAATGTCAGAAATTCTCACAGTTAGACAAGAAGTAGGATTAAGAATCTCAGAAGTATTTATTTGAAAACCCAAATTATaacaacagtcagtgtaccatGGGGAATGTCAAATATATTTCCATACAGCAATGCAAATCAGCCCTGCAGCACTACCAGCATGATACAAGTTTCacgttcagtgtgtgtgtgaagattcGAAAGATATAAGATTACTTTCTGTAGCTGGGGGAAGATATTGCTTGAGAACTTGTGTCATTTTTGATGACTAAAAGACTTACAAATCAGGACTTACAAATTTAGCCTCAGTAGGTGCTGGcaaggaaaaagtgaaaaacagtgGTTGAGTTAGATGTCAGTTAGGCGTCattacaactttttttttcagttggcCGACAACATGTAGTATTAAATCAAGTGACTTCTTCAGAAAATCTTATGCAAGATGGAATCTGCGGGAAATGGGAAAAGATGCTGATGTTACTTAACAAGAACAACATTCTCTGAAGGTCTATTACATAACATTAAAAAGTCTAGATATACACATAACAGACCTTAAACATGATCACAGGATATAGGATCATTTGCTGGTGGGGGAGCATAATTAATGTACCTGCACCACTTCACTGACAACATCCTGAACTGGAAGCTCGACACTGAGGCTGTATATATGAAGGTGATTAGCAGACTCTATTTCATGAGGAAGAAGACACCACTGTGATGTAGAGGAGGATACAGAACAAACTGATCCATTATGTATAATCCTGACCACCCTCTCCGCCACCtactggacagacagaggaacacTGTCTCTAACAGACTGGCTCAGCTTCGCCGTCATAATGACCAccacaggaaatctttcctgcccAAAGCAATGACTGTACAACACCTCAGAAGTCTCAGCTGTATAGTTTCTTTCTCAATTAAACTCCACTCTGTTTTGCATGGAGCTGCTTTAGCCCATGAGACTTTGAGAGCGAGACTTTGTTTCAAAAACTTAGGGAGCAGAAACACTTGAATAT
Proteins encoded:
- the LOC121616407 gene encoding trace amine-associated receptor 13c-like encodes the protein MKTVEEAELCFPQLLNSSCRKTMHPHSVSMLTYIILSSISLLTVALNLLVIISISHFKQLHTPTNLLLLSLAVSDSFVGFLMLFQIVLIEGCWFLGDFMCAVYYVFDYIVTSASIGTMVLISADRYVAICDPLHYPTKVTQKRVQMCVSLCWMCSIFCHSLLLKDNLEQPGRYNSCFGECVIVIDYVAGLVDLFLSFIGPVTVIVVLYIRVFVVAVSQARAMRSHIAAVTVQCSVKVTAKKSELKAATTLGVVVVVFLVCVCPYFCVALTGQDTMLNASSAAFVISLFYFNSCINPVIYAFFYPWFRKSIKLIVTLKILEADSCDFSML